Part of the Novosphingobium sp. KA1 genome is shown below.
GTTCTCCAGCACCCGCATCCGCGACGACTGGACCGTCGATTTCATCGGCGGCGCCGGCAATCGCGTGTGGCGGGTCACGCTGGCGAACCGCTGCTCCGGGCTGAGGTCGGCGGACAGCTTTACGTACAGCACGTCGCTGTCGCAGCTTTGCCGGCAGGACATCATCTATCCGTTGGTGCGGGTGGGGAACGGCTTCCAGCGCGGCGGTGGATGCGGCTTGGCGCCGTTTACGCCGGTGAAGCTCAAGCAGTAGAAACAGAGAAGTCCTGGGGCCCTTCGACAAGCTCGGCCCCCCAGACCCTCGGAATGTCTACGCCGCGCGCCACTTAGGCGTAGCGCGCGACGTGGTTGGCCCACGTGACCCAGACGGTATTGGGGGTGCAGGGGGGCTATGCTCCCCTGCTTTTACCCCTTCAATCTTCGTACTGAACCGGATCGATATTGAGCCCGGCGCGGCCATCCGAGGAGGTATGCGCCGGTGCCTTGGGCATTTCCTCGTCCGGATCGACCAGCGGCTGGAGCATGCCTTCGCTGCGGGTGATGACCGCCGTCGCCACCGCATTGCCCACCACGTTCGTCGCCGAGCGGCCCATGTCGAGGAAGGTGTCGACACCGAGCAGCAGCGCGATGCCCTCGACCGGCAGGCCGAACTGCGAGAGCGTTGCCGCGATCACCACGAGGCTGGCGCGCGGCACCCCGGCGATGCCCTTCGAGCTGACCATCAGCGTCAGCAGCATCAGGATCTGCGTGCCGATGGGAACGTGGATGCCATAGGCCTGCGCGATGAAGATCGACGCGAAGCTCATGTAGATCATCGAGCCGTCGAGGTTGAAGCTGTAGCCCAGCGGCAGGATGAAGCCCGAGATACGGCGCGGCACGCCGAAGCGGTCGAGCTGTTCGAACAGCTTGGGCAGGCTCGCTTCCGACGATGCGGTCGAGAACGAGAGCAGCAGCGGCTCGCGGATGTAGCGGAACAGGGTCACGATCCGCCCGCGCAGGAACGCGCCGCCGACCAGGAACAGCATGACCCAGAGCAGCAGCATCGCGAAGTAGAACTCGCTGACGAGCACGCCGTAGGTGACGATGATGCCCAGGCCCTGCTTGGCGATCACGCTGGCGAGCGCGCCGAATACCGCGAAAGGCGCGAAGCGCATCACGTATTCGGTGATCTGCAGCATGAGTTCAGACAGCGCCTCGCTGACCTTGACGATGATCGCGCCCTTCTCGCCGATCGCGGTCAGGCCCACGCCGACAAAGACCGAGAACACGAGGATCTGCAGGATGTTGTTCTGCGCCATCGCGTCGACAGCGCTGCTCGGGAAGATCTCGAGGATGAAATGACGCAGCGTCAACTCACCCATTTCCAGCTTGCCGAGGTCGGAACCAGTGGTGAGGCCCGCGCCGACGCCCGGCTTGAACAGGTTCACCAGCACCAGGCCGAGGCCCAGCGAGATCAGGCTGGCAGTGATGAACCAGCCCAGCGCCTTGCCGCCGATCCGGCCGAGCGCGGCGCTGTCACCCATGCCGGCAATGCCGGTGACGATCGTCGCGAAGACCAGCGGCGCGATGATCATCTTGATCAGCTTCAGGAAAACGTCGGGCAGCAGCTTGAAGTAGTCGGCCCACTGCACGAGGCGCGGATCGTCCGCCGGGATCGTCGCGTGCAGCAGCCAGCCCACGGCGATGCCCAGCACCATGCCGATAATGATATAAAGCGTCAGCCGCCGACCCATGCCCACCTCGTTCTGAATTTGCGGCGGACACTAACAGCGGGGAGCCCCCGGTCAACGCCGGGAGCGGCGGTTTTCTTGCGATTTTCCGCGAAAATCAGCCGGGTCGGCGTTGATTGAAAATCCGCCGAAGGCGGATTTTGACGGCACCGGCCCGCTCCCGTTCCAAAGAACACGAAAAGATCCGGGGGACCTTTTCGCTGAGGGGGCCGACCACCCACGAGTGTATCCTGATGGGTGGTCGGGCGGGGGAGCGGGCCGGTGCCGTTCCAAAATGCCCAAACGGGCATTTTCCAATCAGATAGACAGCGCCGCTTCTGTCACGCGGCGATAGATCTTCACCAGCGCTTCCAGATCGGCGATCGCCACTGCCTCGTCGCGCTTGTGCATGGTCGCGTTGCACAGGCCGAACTCGATGACCGGCGACAGATCCTTGAGGAAGCGCGCGTCGGACGTGCCGCCGCTGGTCGAAAGCTCCGGCTCGACACCGGTCTCGGCGCGGATGGCCCCGGCCAGCAGGGCGGAGAAATCGCCCGGCTCGGTCAGGAACGCCTCGCCCGAGATCACCGGACGGGCGGTGCCGCCGTGGCGCTCGGCAATCTCGGTGACCCGTGCGGACAGGCTTTCGCCGGTATGCAGGTCGTTGAAGCGGATCGAGATGCGCGCCGAGGCCTTGGCCGGGATCACGTTGGTGGCGGGATTGCCGACCGTGAGGTCGGTCACCTCGAGGTTGCTGGCCTGGAACCAGTCGGTCCCCTCGTCGAGCAGCAGCGCGTCGAGTTCGGCAAGCATCGCCACCAGCCGGGGAATCGGGTTATCGGCCAGGTGCGGGTAGGCGACATGGCCCTGCACGCCCGCGACTTCCAGCCAGATGTTCACCGAACCGCGGCGGCCGATCTTCATCATGTCGCCAAGGCGGTGCACCGAAGTCGGCTCGCCGACGAGGCAGAGGTCGGGAATTTCGCCCACCGCACGCATGTGCTCGATCAGCGCGAGGGTGCCGTAGCGGGCCGGGCCTTCCTCGTCGCCGGTGATGACAAAGCTGATCGTGCCTGCCTCTGCCGGGACCTGCGCGGCGGCGGCCACCATCGCCGCGATCGAGCCCTTCATGTCGACCGCGCCGCGGCCGTAGAGCAGCTCGCCCCGCACTTCGGGAGCAAAGGCCCCGCTCGACCAGCCCTCGCCCGGCGGCACCACGTCGAGGTGCCCCGCAAAGGCGAAGTGGCGCGAGCCTTCGGGGCCCTTGCGGATGGCAAAGAGGTTCTCGACCGGGCCGTCCGGTGCCTCGCCCGAAAGCGCCCGGTGCACGGCAAAGCCCAGCGGCGCCAGCTGCGCCTCCAGGCAATCGAACACCATGCCGGTGGCCGGGGTGACGCTGGGGCAGGCGATCAGCGCTTCGGCAAGCGCGACGACATCGGTGGTGGACTGCACGGTCTCGGTCATGCCGCCGCCATTGCACAGGTCCGCGCGCATGACCATAGGGCGCGCAACCGGCACGCCCCACGGCCCAGGGTCAGCCCAGCGCTTCGTCGAGCATCCTGGCCAGACGCAGCCCCGCCTGCTGGATGCGCTTGTCGACGATCGGCACCGCCGCCTCGATGGCAGCCTCGCTCCAGGTCGCCTTGGCGTCCTTCACGCCCCCCCCCTTCAGGTCGCCCCCCTTCACGTCGCAGGGCAGCGTGCCGCCATAGGCCGCCGGATAGATCACGTCGCGGCTGATCTCCCACGATTCGCGCGCCCAGTCCTCGGTCTTGCCGGTGGCGAGGCGGGCCTTTTCCTCGGCGGAATAGCGGCGCACCAGCGGCGGGTTCGCCGCGGTTATGGCCCGTTCGGCCAGCAGCCCGTCCCACACGTAGTGGAGATTGAAACCGGTGGCCTCGCCATAGCCGGTCTCGACCTTGTTGCCGCCCTGGTCGTGGTTTTCGCCGACATGGAGCGGCTGGTGCACGTCCCCCACGAAATGGGTGACAAAGATCAGCGCCTCGAGCCGCAATGCCGTCGCCAGCTTGCGGTCGGCGAGCAGGCGTTCGTTGCGGTCGATCTGCGCGGTCACGCAGTTGCCGTCGCGGCATTCGGTCTTGAGGTCGAACAGGCCGCAGACCGGCTGGTCGTGATAGTGCCAGGACGAGGTGAAGGCGAAGCGCCAGCGCTCGTCCTTGTTCTTGATGCAGTCCGGCCAGGTGGCGGCATCCTGTAGCGTCCTGGCGCTGCATTCAGGGGTATCGAGCTCGCCCTGGTGGCGCAGCAGCGCGGCGATCTGCGCGCGCGTACCCGGCTTCACGTTTTCCAGCGCGATCGCCGCGACGGTGCGGTGGCCGAGCGCGCCCCAGGCCATGGCCGGGGTGGCGAGCGTGGCGGCGGCAAGCCCGGCCATCGCGGCCAGCGTCGTCATCGTCTTTTTCATGGAACTCACTTCACCGGTGCTTCGAACTGTTCGATCACCCATTCCTCGGTCTGGGCGGCGTGGATCCACTGCTGCATCCACTCATGCTCCCACACCGCCTGCATATAGGCCTGCGCGAAGCCGGGCACGCCGATGCCGTAAGTCAGGAAGCGGCTGACGATCGGCGCGTAGAACACGTCGGCGGCGCTGAAGGTGCCGAACAGGAACGGCCCGCCGCCCCCGAAACGGGCGCGCGCCTCGGCCCAGAGCGTAAGCACGCGCACGATGTCGGCGCGCACGTCATCGCCCAGCGTCACGCCTTCCACCCGCATGCGGACATTCATCGGACAGGCCCGGCGCAGCGCAAAGAAGCTGGAATGCATCTCGGCGACCATCGAGCGCGCCATGGCGCGGGCGTCATCGGCCTTGGGCCAGAAGCGGTCGCGGCCCACCTTGTCGGCCAGGTATTCGACGATGGCCATGCTGTCCCAGACAACGGCATCGCCGTCCCACAGGATCGGCACTTTGCCATGGCTGGGGGCAAGGTCGTTGGAAGCGCGCTGCGTATCCCATTCGTCGCCATAGAGCGGAACGGTGATCTCGTCGAAATGCAGGCCGGACTGCTTGCACGCCAGCCAGCCGCGCAGCGACCAGCTGGAGTAGTTCTTGTTGCCGATGATCAGCTTCACTTACGCGGATTCCCCATAGGTCCAAGTGCGGGGACCTATCGGTTCAGGCGCGACAAGTCGAGGATGAACAGAGAGTCTTTTGTTCGGCCTGACGGCCGAAAGCGGCACCGGCCCACTCCCGTCCCGAAGAGCACGAAAAGGTCCGGGGGACCTTTTCGCTGAGGGGGCCGGCCTCCCACGAGTGTATCCTGATGGGTGGTCGGGTGGGGGAGTGGGCCGGTGCCGCAAGCCTTCGACAGATGTCGAAGGCGCACCCATCAAAAGAGCCGCGTGATCTCGTAGAACAGCGCGCCGACCACGGCGCTCGCCGGGATCGTCACCACCCAGGCGACGATCACCCGGCTCGCCACCGACCAGCGCACGGCGCTGGCGCGGCGGGCGGCGCCGGTGCCGACCACCGAACCGGTGATCGCATGGGTCGTCGAGACCGGAATGCCCATGGCGCTGGCGCCGAACACCACGATCGAACCCGCCGTCGAGGCGCAGAAGCCCGAGTGGTGGTTGAGCTTGGTGAGCTTGGAGCCCATCGTCTTGATGATCTTCCAGCCGCCCGAGAGGGTGCCCACGGAAATCGCCGTATAGCAGGCCAGCACGACCCATTCGGGCACGTGGAAACCGCCCTGGAGGTGGCCGGTGGAATAGAGCAGCACGGCGATGATGCCCATCGTCTTCTGCGCGTCGTTGCCGCCGTGGCTGATCGAATAGGCGGCGGACGAGAACAGGTGCAGCGTCTTGAACACGCTGTTCGACTGGCGCGGCGTGGTGCCCTTGAACAGCCACGAGGTCACCAGCATCATGGCCATCGCGATCACGAAGCCCAGGACCGGCGAGGCGACGATGGCGATCACCGTCTTGAAGGTGCCTTCCGATTCGACCACGCCCGGACCGGCCGCGGCGATGCCGGCGCCCAGCAGGCCGCCGATCAGCGCATGGCTGGACGAGGACGGGATGCCCTTGATCCAGGTCAGCACGTTCCAGAACATCGCGCCGACCAGCGCGCCGAACACCACCGCCGGCGTCACCGCATCCTTGTCGATAATGCCCTTGCCCACCGTCTCGGCGACGTGGAGGCCCATGATCCAGTAGGCGGCGAAATTGCCGAAAGCCGCAAACAGCACGGCAACGACCGGCGAGAGCAGGCGCGTGGCGACGACCGTGGCGATGGCGTTGGCCGCGTCATGCAACCCGTTCAGGAAGTCGAACGCGAGGGCGAGCGCGACAAGGCCGATCAGCAGCGGCAGGGCAAGCGAATGGTCCATGGGGGGAGCGGCCCGTCAGGCGTGATCGATGACGAGACCGTCGATCTCGTTGGCGACGTCCTCGAACCGGTCGACCACGCGTTCGAGACGCTTGAACATCTCCTGGCGGACGATGAAGTGCAGCGCGTCGCCGGTCTTGCCGTTGGGGCCGGTGTCTTCCTTGAACACGCGCTTGAGGCCGCGGGCGTGGATCTCGTCGGCATGGCCTTCCATGCGCACCAGGCGCTCGGTCAGCTCGTGCAGGCGGTGGCCATTGTCGGCGATCTTGCGCAGCAGCGGCATGATCTCGGCGGTGAGGCGCGCGGCGTCGACGATGATCGCCGCCATGTCGCGCATCTCGGGCTCGAACTCGCTGACCTCGTAGAGGTTCACCGCGCCGGCCACCTGCTGCATCTCGTCGATGGCATCGTCCATCGTGGTGATGAGGCTGGTGATCGCCGAACGGTCGAACGGCGTCAGGAACGTGCGGCGCACGGTCTGGAGCACTTCGCGGGTGATGTTGTCCGCGTCGTGTTCGCGTTCCTCGATCTCGCGGATGTGCTGCGCGCGGCCCGGGCCGCCCTGCGCCAGACGCGCCAGCGCGTCGGCACCGGCGACAAGCGTCGCGGCCTGCTGTTCGAACAGATCGAAGAAATTGCCCTGCTGCGGAAGCAGCTTCTGGAACCAGGCAAACATTGTATTGATCCCTGTCTTGTCGGCCATCCGGTCAGCCATCGCGCCGATCAGGCGCGCGGGGCTGGCCGCGGCGCGGAACTCGCGCGCACCGAAGGAGCGGATCAGCGCGCGAAGATCCTCTTCGTCGACCGCCTTAGCGGCGTCGGCGAGCGAGAACCAGCGGCGTTCGCGCTGGTGCTGTTCGTCCCACGAGTCAAGCTCTTCGGTGACGGCGAACGGAAATACGTCGACATCCGCCCAGACCGAGGCACCCGAGGCGCGCTGCTTGCGATAGCGGTACGAGCCCAGCGGAACCGGACAGGCCGCGCCCAGCACGCCCGCCTCTTCTTCCGCTTCGGCAGCGGCGGCGGCGTGGGGCAGCAGCCCCTTCATCAGCCCGCCCTTGGGAATGACCCAGCGGCGCGAATTGCGCGAGGTGATCAGCAGGATCTGGATCGGTGCATCGACCGCGGGGCCGATGGTACGATAGGGAAGAACGGCGATCTGGCGCATGGCGAGTCTCCTTTCTTCTCTGACGCGCGACCGCGTGCCCCTAGGGGAAGCCGCCTCGTCACGCAATCGTCACATTGATGGTTTTCCGGGGCCGGCCGCCGGCAGACCGCCCGACAATCGCACTTCGCAGGCCGATGCTGACAGCCCATTGCGATATTTTCATGACGGCTGCGCCCTGAGGAACCGGCTCAAGAGCTTAAGGAAAAAGAAAAAACGACGGAAAGGACATGCCATTGCGGCAGCCTTACCGTCGTTCGATTTCCAGATCCGGCGAAAGAGGCGATTCGGTGGAAAACGCCCGGCGACCGGCGCCGGACGCCTTCAGATCAGCGAATCGGCAAACACCGCAGCACGCAGTTCGGCGATGCCCATGCCCTTTTCCGACGAGGTGATGTGCACTTCGGGATAGGCCGCCGGGTGCTTGCGCGCCTCGGCGATGGTCTCGGCGTGGACCTTTTCCAGCTCGCTCGCCTTGATCTTGTCCGCCTTGGTGAGGACGATGCGGTACCCGACGGCGGCCTCGTCCAGCATCTTCATCATGTCGGCATCGACATCCTTCACGCCGTGGCGCGAATCGACCAGCAGCAGCGTGCGCTTCAGTTCCACGCGGCCGCGCAGATAGTCGCGCACCAGCCGGCGCCAGGTCTCGACGACCTTGGGCGGCGCCTTGGCGAAGCCGTAGCCGGGCATGTCGACGAGGCGGAACTGCAAGGGCTCGCCGACGTCGAAGAAATTGAGTTCCTGCGTGCGCCCCGGCGTCACCGAGGTGCGCGCGATCGACTTGCGGCCGGTCAGCGCGTTCAGCAGCGAGGACTTGCCGACGTTCGAGCGGCCGCAGAAGGCAATCTCCGGCTCGCCCGATTCGGGCAGGAACTTGAGCGCGGGCGCGCTCTTCAGGAACGTCACCGGTCCCGAAAAGAGCTTTCGCGCCTGCTCGAGCAGTTCTGCCTGTTCTTCTTCCATGTCTATTCTCAGGCCTTCTTCTCGCGCTCGCGGGCACGAGCCTTGTCCTGGGCTTCCTTCTCCGCCTGCGCCTTGAGCTGCGGGTGCATCACGTAGAGCAGCTTCTGCTGACCGATCGCAAGCAGGTTGGAGGTGATCCAGTAGACCAGCAGGCCCGAGGCGAAGGGCGCCATGATGAACATCATGAACCACGGCATCAGGGCAAAGACCTGCTGCTGCGCCGGATCCATCTGCTGCGGGTTCAGCTTGAACTGCAGGTACATGGTGACGCCCAGCAGCAGGGCCAGCACGCCGATGCCGAGGAAGGCGGGAGGCGTGAAGGGCAGCATGCCGAACAGGTTGAGGATGTGCAGCGGGTCGGGCGCGGACAAGTCCTTGATCCACAGCACGAAGGGCTGGTGGCGCATCTCGATCGCCAGGTTCAGCACCTTGTAGAGCGCGAAGAACACCGGGATCTGCAGGAACATCGGGAGGCAGCCGGCGAGCGGGTTCACCTTCTCCTCCTTGTACAGCTTCATGATCTCAAGCTGCTGCTGCTCCTTGTTGTCCTTGTAGCGCTCCTGGATCGCCTTCATCTTCGGCTGGATCGCACGCATCGCGGCCATCGAGGCGAAGCCGCGCTGGGCGACCGGGAACATGATGCCGCGCACGATGGCGGTCAGCAGGATGATGGCGACGCCGAAGTTGCCGACAAGCGCGAAGAGCTTCACCAGCAGCCAGAAGATCGGCTTCTCGAACCAGCGGAACCAGCCCCAGTCGATCGCGAGGCCGAAGTTGGTGACGCCCTGCTTCTCGTAGGCGTCGAGCACGGCGTGCTCCTTGGCGCCGGCGAAGAGCTTGGTCTCGCGGGTCAGCGCCTGGCCGGGCTGGATCACGCTCTGCTCGTAGACGGCATCGGCACGGTAGAGCTGGTTGCCCAGCGAGCGGAACGAGCCGGTGGCCTTGGCGTTCACCGGGATCACCGCCGACATCCAGTAGACGTCGGTGAAGCCGATCCAGTCGACCTTGCCGGCCTGGTCCTGGGTACCGGCGGTCACCAGATCGCTGTACTTGGGGCCGAACTCGACCGAGCCGTCAAAAGCGCCGATGCCGCCGGTGCGCAGCGTCCAGGCATAGGCGGCGGCGGTGCGATCGGTGCGGTTGACCAGCGCGAAGGGCTGGACGGTGACGGGCGCCGTGCCCTTGTTCACCACCTGCTGGTCGGCGGTGATCATGTAGTTGTCGTCGACCTTGAAGGTCAGCGCGTAGACCTGCCCATGGCCGTTGTCCCAGGTCAGGGTGACCGGGGTAGCCGGGGTCAGCTTCGCCCCGGCAGGTGCGCTCCAGACGGTGCCGGCGCTCGGCGCCATGCTGCCCGGGCTGACCCAGCCGAACTGCGCGAACTGCTGCGCCGGGGTGCCCGAGGGCGAGAACATGCGGACCGGGCCGGAGTTCTTCTCGACCGTCTCGCGGTGGCGGTTGAGCACGAGATCGTCGAGCAGCGCGCCAGTGAGGTTGATCGAGCCCGACACGCCGGGCGCCTGGATCGGCACGCGGCCGCCGTGGGTCAGCGCGGTCTTGAGGTCCTGCTGCTCCAGCGCCACTTCGGCGGCGTCACGCAGTCCGCCCTCGCGGGTCGGCTTGGCGGCGCTGGCCGGATCGGCGCTCGGCGCGGCGGTCTGTTCCACCTTGGGCTTGTTGGCGTTCGGGTAGAAATAGGCGACGCCCTGCTCCCAGCCGAAGAGCACGAGCGCGGTCAGGACGACCGCCAGTATGATGTTGCGCTGCTTTTCCACGAAGGCTTTCCTGTCGTAATCCCGTCGGTGGCAGCGGCCGGGACGCGCCCTCCGCTACCTCAAAGTCAAGTCAATCCGGCACCGGGTCGTAGCCGTGCCCACCCCAAGGCTGGCAGCGCAATAGACGCTTGAACGCCAGCCAGCCACCCTTAATCGCACCGTGCTTGCGCACTGCAATGATCGCGTACTGCGAACAGGAGGGCGAATAGCGGCAGGAGGGCGGCAGAACCTGCGAAGGGCCAAGCTGCCAGGCGCGGGCGATGCCGATAAGAAGCAAGCCCGGAAGGCGTGCAAGCAAGGCGAACACGCGCTTCACTTACGCGGTTTCCTCGGGCCTTTACGCCGGGGCGGATCACCCTTGCCGGCCTGGGCCCGCGCCAGCGCCGCCAGCAGTTCCTCGCGCAGCAGCGCGAAATCGCGCTCCACCCCGCCTTCGCGGCCGATCAGCACATGGTCGGTATCGGCAAGGCCATGCCCGGCCAGAAGCTCGCGCAGAAGCGCACGGAAGCGCCGCTTCATGCGATTGCGCACGACGGCATTGCCGATCTTCTTGGTGACGGTGATGCCCGCCCGCTGCCCCTGCCCGCCATTGGGCCTGGCCAGAAGCACGAATCCCGGCCGCGCCACGCGAAGGCCGCCATTGGCCGCAACAAAGTCGGCCCGGCGGGTCATGGTGGTATAGGCGGCGGTCATGTCAGCCGGCAGATAGGGAGGGTAACTGCAAAGTACAAACGGCGGCGGCCCGTGCCGCTACCCGATTCCTCACCACGCAACGGGGCAGGCGAGGGATCGGATAGCGGCACGGGCCGGTGCCGCATCCAGCCGTGAGGCTGGAAAAGTCTCGATCAGGCCGAGAGCTTCGAACGGCCGCGGGCGCGGCGCGCACGAAGAACCTTGCGGCCACCGACGGTCGCCGTGCGGGCGCGGAAGCCGTGACGGCGGGCGCGGACAAGGCGGCTGGGCTGGAAAGTGCGCTTCATGACGGTCCTCGAAAATCCGAACAAAAGAGGCCGTCCAACCGGGACGACCGCAAAACAGAGCGCGCCGATACTGGAGCGCGCAAACAGAGTCAAGGCAAAGCCGGTGCCGCCTCGCCCCAGGGGGCAGTATTACCGGGCCCGCTCACTGTAGCGAGCCGATCCAGGCGGCGGCAAGATCGATCCGGGCCTTTGCACGCGCGGGCACGACCTCGCGGTCGAGCGCCACCCAGCGCCCCATTTCCGCCGCACCGAACCACAGCGCCGATTCGAAGGACACCGAATTGGTCATCGCATAGAAGGCACGGGCCTCCTGCGCGCTCATGCCCATCTGCCGGTAATAGTCGAGATAACGCCGGTTCGCCGGGGCATCGGCGGCATAGTCGCCGGCCTCGCGGCCCGAATCGTCGAGCCAGGAATGGACCGCGAACTCGGCGCCCGAATCGGCATAGCGCCGCGCCCCCGCCAGAAACAGCTCGACCGCGCCGGAGCGCACCGAACCGCCGTTCGGCACCCGGGTGGCGATGCCGCGCGCGCGGATCATCCGCCCCAGCCGCAAGTTCGCCAGGTC
Proteins encoded:
- a CDS encoding dicarboxylate/amino acid:cation symporter, whose product is MGRRLTLYIIIGMVLGIAVGWLLHATIPADDPRLVQWADYFKLLPDVFLKLIKMIIAPLVFATIVTGIAGMGDSAALGRIGGKALGWFITASLISLGLGLVLVNLFKPGVGAGLTTGSDLGKLEMGELTLRHFILEIFPSSAVDAMAQNNILQILVFSVFVGVGLTAIGEKGAIIVKVSEALSELMLQITEYVMRFAPFAVFGALASVIAKQGLGIIVTYGVLVSEFYFAMLLLWVMLFLVGGAFLRGRIVTLFRYIREPLLLSFSTASSEASLPKLFEQLDRFGVPRRISGFILPLGYSFNLDGSMIYMSFASIFIAQAYGIHVPIGTQILMLLTLMVSSKGIAGVPRASLVVIAATLSQFGLPVEGIALLLGVDTFLDMGRSATNVVGNAVATAVITRSEGMLQPLVDPDEEMPKAPAHTSSDGRAGLNIDPVQYED
- the dapE gene encoding succinyl-diaminopimelate desuccinylase; translation: MTETVQSTTDVVALAEALIACPSVTPATGMVFDCLEAQLAPLGFAVHRALSGEAPDGPVENLFAIRKGPEGSRHFAFAGHLDVVPPGEGWSSGAFAPEVRGELLYGRGAVDMKGSIAAMVAAAAQVPAEAGTISFVITGDEEGPARYGTLALIEHMRAVGEIPDLCLVGEPTSVHRLGDMMKIGRRGSVNIWLEVAGVQGHVAYPHLADNPIPRLVAMLAELDALLLDEGTDWFQASNLEVTDLTVGNPATNVIPAKASARISIRFNDLHTGESLSARVTEIAERHGGTARPVISGEAFLTEPGDFSALLAGAIRAETGVEPELSTSGGTSDARFLKDLSPVIEFGLCNATMHKRDEAVAIADLEALVKIYRRVTEAALSI
- a CDS encoding S1/P1 nuclease is translated as MKKTMTTLAAMAGLAAATLATPAMAWGALGHRTVAAIALENVKPGTRAQIAALLRHQGELDTPECSARTLQDAATWPDCIKNKDERWRFAFTSSWHYHDQPVCGLFDLKTECRDGNCVTAQIDRNERLLADRKLATALRLEALIFVTHFVGDVHQPLHVGENHDQGGNKVETGYGEATGFNLHYVWDGLLAERAITAANPPLVRRYSAEEKARLATGKTEDWARESWEISRDVIYPAAYGGTLPCDVKGGDLKGGGVKDAKATWSEAAIEAAVPIVDKRIQQAGLRLARMLDEALG
- a CDS encoding glutathione S-transferase family protein; this encodes MKLIIGNKNYSSWSLRGWLACKQSGLHFDEITVPLYGDEWDTQRASNDLAPSHGKVPILWDGDAVVWDSMAIVEYLADKVGRDRFWPKADDARAMARSMVAEMHSSFFALRRACPMNVRMRVEGVTLGDDVRADIVRVLTLWAEARARFGGGGPFLFGTFSAADVFYAPIVSRFLTYGIGVPGFAQAYMQAVWEHEWMQQWIHAAQTEEWVIEQFEAPVK
- a CDS encoding inorganic phosphate transporter; its protein translation is MDHSLALPLLIGLVALALAFDFLNGLHDAANAIATVVATRLLSPVVAVLFAAFGNFAAYWIMGLHVAETVGKGIIDKDAVTPAVVFGALVGAMFWNVLTWIKGIPSSSSHALIGGLLGAGIAAAGPGVVESEGTFKTVIAIVASPVLGFVIAMAMMLVTSWLFKGTTPRQSNSVFKTLHLFSSAAYSISHGGNDAQKTMGIIAVLLYSTGHLQGGFHVPEWVVLACYTAISVGTLSGGWKIIKTMGSKLTKLNHHSGFCASTAGSIVVFGASAMGIPVSTTHAITGSVVGTGAARRASAVRWSVASRVIVAWVVTIPASAVVGALFYEITRLF
- a CDS encoding DUF47 family protein, which translates into the protein MRQIAVLPYRTIGPAVDAPIQILLITSRNSRRWVIPKGGLMKGLLPHAAAAAEAEEEAGVLGAACPVPLGSYRYRKQRASGASVWADVDVFPFAVTEELDSWDEQHQRERRWFSLADAAKAVDEEDLRALIRSFGAREFRAAASPARLIGAMADRMADKTGINTMFAWFQKLLPQQGNFFDLFEQQAATLVAGADALARLAQGGPGRAQHIREIEEREHDADNITREVLQTVRRTFLTPFDRSAITSLITTMDDAIDEMQQVAGAVNLYEVSEFEPEMRDMAAIIVDAARLTAEIMPLLRKIADNGHRLHELTERLVRMEGHADEIHARGLKRVFKEDTGPNGKTGDALHFIVRQEMFKRLERVVDRFEDVANEIDGLVIDHA
- the yihA gene encoding ribosome biogenesis GTP-binding protein YihA/YsxC, which codes for MEEEQAELLEQARKLFSGPVTFLKSAPALKFLPESGEPEIAFCGRSNVGKSSLLNALTGRKSIARTSVTPGRTQELNFFDVGEPLQFRLVDMPGYGFAKAPPKVVETWRRLVRDYLRGRVELKRTLLLVDSRHGVKDVDADMMKMLDEAAVGYRIVLTKADKIKASELEKVHAETIAEARKHPAAYPEVHITSSEKGMGIAELRAAVFADSLI
- the yidC gene encoding membrane protein insertase YidC; its protein translation is MEKQRNIILAVVLTALVLFGWEQGVAYFYPNANKPKVEQTAAPSADPASAAKPTREGGLRDAAEVALEQQDLKTALTHGGRVPIQAPGVSGSINLTGALLDDLVLNRHRETVEKNSGPVRMFSPSGTPAQQFAQFGWVSPGSMAPSAGTVWSAPAGAKLTPATPVTLTWDNGHGQVYALTFKVDDNYMITADQQVVNKGTAPVTVQPFALVNRTDRTAAAYAWTLRTGGIGAFDGSVEFGPKYSDLVTAGTQDQAGKVDWIGFTDVYWMSAVIPVNAKATGSFRSLGNQLYRADAVYEQSVIQPGQALTRETKLFAGAKEHAVLDAYEKQGVTNFGLAIDWGWFRWFEKPIFWLLVKLFALVGNFGVAIILLTAIVRGIMFPVAQRGFASMAAMRAIQPKMKAIQERYKDNKEQQQLEIMKLYKEEKVNPLAGCLPMFLQIPVFFALYKVLNLAIEMRHQPFVLWIKDLSAPDPLHILNLFGMLPFTPPAFLGIGVLALLLGVTMYLQFKLNPQQMDPAQQQVFALMPWFMMFIMAPFASGLLVYWITSNLLAIGQQKLLYVMHPQLKAQAEKEAQDKARAREREKKA
- the yidD gene encoding membrane protein insertion efficiency factor YidD, producing the protein MKRVFALLARLPGLLLIGIARAWQLGPSQVLPPSCRYSPSCSQYAIIAVRKHGAIKGGWLAFKRLLRCQPWGGHGYDPVPD
- the rnpA gene encoding ribonuclease P protein component — protein: MTAAYTTMTRRADFVAANGGLRVARPGFVLLARPNGGQGQRAGITVTKKIGNAVVRNRMKRRFRALLRELLAGHGLADTDHVLIGREGGVERDFALLREELLAALARAQAGKGDPPRRKGPRKPRK
- the rpmH gene encoding 50S ribosomal protein L34, with the protein product MKRTFQPSRLVRARRHGFRARTATVGGRKVLRARRARGRSKLSA
- a CDS encoding alpha/beta hydrolase, translating into MRPILLSMLAVLPLAASPAQAHVPARTAAIAYEIVLFEEPGYVQQPAAFVADEAPAFTGGERLVGSGGAIAWQPSAPAAIPRGIAAYGPFRVVDARHVALVDVTDSRSPAQFAALLNDWPAIAELEMIECPGTEDDLANLRLGRMIRARGIATRVPNGGSVRSGAVELFLAGARRYADSGAEFAVHSWLDDSGREAGDYAADAPANRRYLDYYRQMGMSAQEARAFYAMTNSVSFESALWFGAAEMGRWVALDREVVPARAKARIDLAAAWIGSLQ